In the Nerophis ophidion isolate RoL-2023_Sa linkage group LG19, RoL_Noph_v1.0, whole genome shotgun sequence genome, agatggtcttaaaaaaagtcttaaatttgacatgTTGAAACCTGCGTACtgtgaaaatgtaataaaaaacaaCTGTACAATGCATTTGCAAATACTGTAATGTCACACTCAAGCAGATAGGGTATTATTCTTTCAAAAATAAAGGTTTTGCAGATTGTACATTTAGATTCAAAGCATACCTAGTTTGTTTTAGGGTTTGCGTTAAAGCATTAGCTTTTGGCTAACAACAtgttttcttgtgtttttgtGGCAAGTGGTTTCAGTGAGGGGTTATGTTCCTGTGCTTCATTGCAAACTGCATTGAAATGAAACACTTTAAGTGTGTTGGAACTGGTTGCTAGTAGATATCTAACAGATCCAGACCATTTAAGGCTCATTTTTAATATCTCACACAATTTTTAATAGCTCACATCAAGGAACTTGCTTGCTGCGGAAGGCCATGTTGAGAGTTGTCCAGTGAAGGTCGTACAAATACTTTCAAGTTGAAATCACATGTCTCGGAAACACAGGCATTTTGCAGATACTGAGTACTGGTGACAGTGGAGCCAGGTGGCGCTGTTGTTTGCGTTTGTGCCTCATAGTAAAAAGGTCCTAAGTTCGATTCCTGAGCTATGggtctttgtgtgtggagtttggatgttcaCTGCGTGAATTCTCTAAGTACTCTGGCCTTCTACCACTTCTAAATACATGGacctggcaacactaaaattggccctaatttgtttcctggcaaccacagctgccagtattttaccGTAAATTGTATTAACAATATATCAAGTTTTTTCATTGTAATTTACAGTAAGCAAAAACAGTGAtcaactgtaaaaaaaacaacggaTTTCACATCAACGTACCGTAATGCacttatttcttctgttgttttgcgCAAGCTTAGCAGCTAGCCCTATTAGCTTGCCTGCTCCTGCTTGCTCTTCCTccgtgtgtaacatgtttaaccTCATCACACAGTCTTCCAGTGATAATAAAACTTAAAAACTGCAGTTAATTTGCCAAAATGGAGGAGTCTATACTTTGAATGACGATGAACAGTTAGCTCCGTGGCAACTAACTATTCCGGTCTCCAGACGGAGTATCGAAAATAGGAATTGACATTTAAAAAATTGGGATGACACTTGTAGAATCGGAACGTAAGACCCTGTTCACTCTACTAATGACAACTGCCACCTTTCACATTAAAACTCATCAGAACGACTCAAAACAATCCACAAGTCAAATATATAGCATTTATATAGTTGTGTACACGTGATGGGACAAGTAAACAAACCGTACCACAAATTGTCTTGTGTTAGTACGTCCTAAAACAAATTTTAATGCATTTTTccttaaaaatttaaatttttctcACGCTGTTGCACCTCCATTTAAATCGGCGCAATACAAATTCTTTGTCATTGATTTGCCTCAACTGAagcatttgaaaataaatggaaATTTTGCACAGGGACCTTTGGttagtgtaataataataattatagctgggcactcaaggacgccgtacaaaatcaaaacaataaaatcgtTTGGATAAGATAAGATTTACAATTAATAAGCAGTGCAGTAGTTCACGTAGCTGACTTTCCCACCGTTTGTTAGCAGCATAGAAAATGAACGGATGGCTtaactaataataaaaatgtagctGACCAAACTATTGCAAAGTAGCTGGGATGTTTTTTTTACCGTCAGCCTTTGCAGTTTTCTCATCCAGTTCTATGGTGGAGCTGCTAGAGCTCAATCCCGGAGCTTCCTTTACACCGAACACAATGCTCATTATCCGCTGCACCTCCTTCCTCATGGACGTTGCCAATATGAAGTACATGATGGGATCCAGGCAGGCGTTGAGGGACGAGAGGAGCAGCGTGGTCTCCACTGCCAGATTGACGACGTTCCTCCAGTAACAGGAAGTGTCCGTGATCGTGGTTCTGATGTAGAACGCTTGGACCACGTGATAAGGCGCCGAGCAGATGGTGAAGACGAAGAGGATGAAGAGAGACTTCCATGCCGTTCGCGAATAGCACTGAGCGTTGGGCGTGTGCCATATGTTCCGCAGCTTACGGTGGATCTTCACGTACGAGACCACCAGGGAGATGAACGCCAGCCAGTAGAGCGCCAGCAGAAACACGTTGATGTACGCCTTCCACTTGGCGTTTTGGAGCCGTTTGTACTGGTAACACCTAAAGAAAGATGATCCCAAGCGTGTAGTTATTCTAGTcatctattgttcacaatcattatgagagacaagaacacatactgaaacccactactattgaccacgcagtctgatagtttatatatcaatgatgaaatattaacattgcaacacatgccaatacggcctttttagtttattaaattgcaatttaaaattttcccgggagtttcttcttgaaaatgttgcgtaatgatgacgtgtacgcgtgacgtcacagactgttaggaaatatgagcgctgcacacacacacagctaaaagtcgtctgctgtaaccgcataattacacagtattttggacatctgtgttgctgaatcttttgcaatttgttcaattaataatggagaagtcaaagtagaaagatggagttgggaagctttagcctttagccacacaaacacacattccttgtttaaaattcccggaggtgaaactttactatggatcagagcggtcaagcgaacatggatcccgactacatgtcaaccagcagttttcggtgagcttgtgccgtccgtacagctgccgtcgacttccatcagacactgcgcatcaagacatccgtggatacacccttccgactatcaggtactattaaactcactaaacactagcaacacaatagaaagataagggatttcccagaattatcctagtaaatctgtctaaaaacatctgaatccgtcccaatgcaatcgcgttttgtcttttttaactcgatttttgtttttttgttttttagtacgtcgctatcaatatcctcaaacacaaatctttcatcctcgctcaaattaatggggaaattgtcgttttctcggtctgaatagctctttttattggaggctcccattaaaaacaatgtgaggatgtgaggagccatcaacgggtgacgtcatcgtctgtgatttccggtaaaggcagggcttttctgttagcgaccaaaagttgcgaactttgttgtggatgttctctactaaatcctttcagcaaagatatggcaatatcgcgaaatgatcaagtatgacacatagaatggacctgctatccccgttttaataagaaagtctcatttcagtaggcctttaagatttctaaagataaaaaaaaaagcttgcaaaTTGTGGCTAAtcgaaaacaacttcaaaactcaacattgatgttttatctacacactgcaagtctatatataatgttggaactgacacattcataacaatatgttcaatatttaccgtattttggtcattttaagcattacagGAACGTATTTAATCAGTGCATGTATTTCCGTTCCCATAGCAACACACTTCTGACTTCCGCCAACAAACGcctgtgtgttctaatcatggcagacgtcGTAATACGGTAGCCGAGAGAGTCAGGACCGGCGTAACTTGACGGTGTAAGTGTGGAGCCaagcttacccaaaatcaactggaaaaaaaaaaacgtcgcCAGCCAGCTGGACTAAACAGACAACTATTAATCGAGTGAGTGAGTCCGGGGCGCGCGGCACCGCTGCGGCCCACTgcggcccactgctcccctcacctcccagggggtggaacaaggggatgggtcaaatgcagaggaaacaatttcaccacacctcgtgtgtgtgtgacaatcattagtactttaactttttttaaactatgatattgatcatgatacatgctgcacatcatgcttgttattacaactacatacagcaggggtgtcaaacgtacggatcaggcccacaaacaggttttatccggcccacaggATGAgttttgcaaagtataaaaatttacctgaaatttttgaatgaaagaaacagctgttctaaatgtgttctctagatgtcgcaatagcaattctttgtatctttgtagatgatgctacatattagagatgcgcggataggcaattatatcatccccaaccgcatcaccaaagtcgtcatccacccgccgtacacccgaaccaacattttatcagaaccgcaaccgcccgccacccgcccgctgacatacatacatcagaggtcggccacctttaccactcacagagctatttaaacccgtttcacagagtaatgaggacaatgggagccgctaatgtTCTCGCGAAagtccaatggtgttcatcctgatgacaaaaatatgggcgtgctgtgaagccattgtctttgacaccttcaacaacatgtacgaaccgattgttagtccggcaacatgttgtgtgcagcttccgcaatcacacgtacaagattgaaaggcatactgggtgatacagagtacactgatggttgtgatataaacaactttaacacttactaatatgcgccatgctgtgaaaccacaccaaacaagattgacaaacacatttcgggagaacatcctcacagtaacacaacataaacgcaacacaacaaatacccagaatcctttgtatccgtgacatttcctgaatatattttgcgcccccaaccccgcccaccttaccaacgcacgggggggggttgctgctagcggggtgtataaaatagtcaggaaatgtcatggatacaaaggattctgggtatttgttgtgttgcgtttatgttgtgttactgggaggatgttctcccgaaatgtgtttgtcaatcttgtttggtgtggcttcacagcgtggcgcatattactaagagtgttaaaattgtttctatcacaaccattagtgtactctgtgtcacccagtatgccttgcagtcgtgtgcgtgttgctgcggaagccacacacacacatgttgctggactgacaagcagatcgtaaatgctgtagaaggcgacaaagccaatggcttcatagcacgccctaatacttattatctgggtgactgctggcagtcattctagagaatattagcgtctttgctttgtgacacgggtcttaaatggctctttgaatggtaatggataccgatcccagaaccatgtatatcaaatatttccggatggttcaaccgccacccgcccgaatctaattaaaatctattttttcgtcatgtcacccgcccgacccgcggtttatccgcagactccgcggatgagaccgcaaaccgcgcatctctactacatatgtacaaaataaactacattatgttgaggaaaattatcaaactacataaataacgtactctaatttgattttgatttcatttttttaatttgatagatggatgagttgactgatgaatattatcacatactttattcagaaaatataaataatgacaaataaagatggtaaatggtaaatgggttgtacttgtatagcacctttctacctttttaaggaagtcgaagcgctttgacactatttccaaattcacccattcacacacactgctggcgggagctgccatgcaccgctctaaccaggatccatcaggaccaaaggtgaagtgttttgctcaaggacacaacggatgtgactagagtggtagaaggtggggattgaaccagtaaccctcagattgctggcacgaccactctcccaacttcgccacaccgtcccccagataaaatactaataaccgcaacaacattatgatttttacaatttcagaatgtgttagtttttttttttaaacaaacaaagcaATCTaaagtcgtctttatttttaagttatcctgctgtgattttaccagtccggcccacttgggagtacatttttctccatgtggccccccatctaaaatgagtttgactctCCTGACATACAGCTGTGCTGTGTACAAAGCAGTCATAAAATGTAGGCTGATACTGtattatgattgttcatgtttttcagtcagtacagattgcatcgtgttgtgcattacaaactcaaaacgcCGTTCAGCTGCTGATGCAAGAAGCTTGCTTATGCCAATACCGTAGCACGCCGTTGCAAAACGATGTGTTACtatgctagaaaaagagttcctcggtgtttttacaataacaatgtcgctacagctggGAATTATACAGGATTTGAAGGCAGAATGGATTTACCCCATTAGCTGGATCGCTAGCCACCAtgattattacaaattagaatggaAAAAAGAACAACTTTTGtcgtcttgtctctcataatcacagatgtccgataatatcggaccgcCGATATTGTacagaaattgtacagtaagtgatgttttattatgtttgttggctgtcatgatgtctgcagtgagtagtaatcagtgatgtcaTAGAAGGAAAAGGTGGAAGTCGTGATGCGTTTGTGTTGTGAAATACATAAGAATGTCCCTGTTACTACTTTTCATATATACTtatggtgtgtatataaaatCTTGATGGAGGTGTGTGGATGTTTTAAGCGCTGTAtatgcagaatagagcgactcccgtcattgtaagcagacttttgatcgcatctAATTACTATTcagaatgcattttaaaaaatgtgtgctAATCTcatataaagattgtgaatgataggcaaaattacaaaaaaattggtTCCCCTTTCAATTTTTTCTCTCCTTtatcaaataattatttatttatttatttatattcttaaatttatatttttgtcaCAGTGTGACTATTTTTGGCAATAGTGActcaaaaaagtgtaaaaaaaaaaaaagtgttgtcgtgaaaatcaatcaaactttatttatattgcTCTTAATCACACTGAAATTAATTAATTACTAATTAAACATGCTTAAAAATGTTCATTACGTCttcttattcatatatatttcaaatgttcttgtaattaGACCATATTTTTGGTGTATTGGATGAATCTTTACCCGATATGTTTCGACTGTCAGTCTTCTTCACTGGAGTGGTCAGCTGACCCTTCTGAAGAAAACTGGAGACAGTCGAAatgtcaggtaaaaattccatccaatataccgaaaatatggtccGATCACAAAAAAATTTTGGAAAAAGTATACTGTACTGCAAAAGGGattcataaaaaaatatgaaaaataactttacatacaattacacggtgctaaaaaaatatacattctaTGTAGAAaaattattaataatgaatatggtATGTTTTTGTAACTTAACTGTCAATAAacataaagtgcaaatgaaaatccaGCTTCAccgttttagtcataatttttgcgcttaggaAACGTATCTATGACTTTTGCGCCAGACTTCTTTTGTTTaactttgatattgtcattactgctacaAGTGGGGGGAAAATTATGTCTAACCTACTTAGTTTAAAACCTTGTCGAACAatttgaaagcatgtgttaatcctaaagattattatcaagccttaggtcaggctgattacaaaaataaatactaataaatcatgctcaaaaaggttcattatgttttcttattcatatactgtcaggtaaaaattccatctatccctccatccatccatccattttctaccatttgtccctttcgagtcgcgtggggtgctggagcctgtctcagctgcattcgggcggaagacggtttacaccctggacaagtcgccacctcatcacagggccaacgcagatagacagacaacattcacacactagggccaattagtgttgccaatcaactaatatactgaaaatatggtctaattacaagaaaatttgaaaaagtATACCAATTAAACATACTGTACTGcaaaagggactcataaaaaacGATAAAAAATAACTTTACATACAATTACACAGTGCTAAAAAAATACATTCTAAGTAGAAACATTTATAATAATGAATATGGTATGTTTTTGCAACTAAACTGTCTATAAAATTAAAGTGAAACTGAAAATACAGCTTTaacattttagtcataatttttgcgctttgcGAACTTCTCAATGACTTtaactccagacttcttctgtttgactttgatattgtcattactgatacaagtgggaaaaaaaattatgtcTAACCTACTTAGTTTACAATCCTGTCAAACAatttgaaagcatgtgttaatcccaaagattattatcaaggtttAGGTCagcctgattacaaaaataaatactagttAAACatgctcaaaaaggttcattatcTCTTCTTAATCATATGCTTAtgaggtaaaaattccatctaatatacccaAAAAATGGTCTGGTTCcaagaaaatttgaaaaagtAGTCTAATTAAACTTACTGTACTACAAAAGGGACTCATAATAAACAATGAAAAATAACTAACTTTATATACAATTAACAGTGCTAAAAAATGCATTCTAAGtagaaaaagtaataataatgaatatggtATATTTTtgtaactaaactgtcaataaaatgtaagtacagcttcaccattttagtcataatttttgcgcttaggaAAGCTCTATGACTTAAGCGCCAGACTTTCTGTTTgactttgatattgtcattactacaAGTGGGGAAAACGTGtgttagttaaagtaccactgatagtcacatgcacacactaggtgtggtaaaatgatCCTCTCCATTTGACCTATCCccctgttccaccccctgggaggtgaggggagctgtgagcagcagcggtggccacgctcgggaatcaattTGGTGATTGAAcgctcaattccaacccttgatgctgagtgccaagcagggaggtaatgggtcccatttttatatgtaacttggccggggtttgatctcacgacctaccgatctcagggtggactctctaaccacaaggccactgagtgcCTCTGCGGCGCAGCTAAGAAATATAAATTTTTCGGTGGTTAAGACACACAGGCCACTGAGTGCCTCTGCGGCGCAGCTAAGAAATATACATTTTTCGGTGGTTAAGACACACGGATTCAGAGTATCTATATTACATGGATCCAAAGTGTTTAGAAGACAGCCCTGTAAATTTCACATGAAACAAAATGACTATTAGCTACACTACAAAAACTgatatctaagtaagattaaatatctcaaataggggtgatatttgcttattttctgtctgataagaaaaTTCCTCTCACTaagaagattttatgttagtgttatacttgttttaagggttttgatcCAAATGATCTCATTAAGatgttacagcttgttgctgagatttcatgacctatattgagtaaaacatgcttgaaactagaatatcaaatgttgcaaagctgtgtcaacactcacaagta is a window encoding:
- the LOC133537817 gene encoding probable G-protein coupled receptor 34 encodes the protein MTATDPQESCVHDHTNVGYVLAVCYSIIFVLGLIGNVVALWAFFRVDSKRNSVWVFLINLAFADLLLIFCLPFRIFFHSEGNRWMLGATLCKVVTYVFYMNMYISITLLGLISVNRYMKIHQGIRSHNRLLSTKWSVVICAAIWIMALVMDAVFIATSSSQSHKCYQYKRLQNAKWKAYINVFLLALYWLAFISLVVSYVKIHRKLRNIWHTPNAQCYSRTAWKSLFILFVFTICSAPYHVVQAFYIRTTITDTSCYWRNVVNLAVETTLLLSSLNACLDPIMYFILATSMRKEVQRIMSIVFGVKEAPGLSSSSSTIELDEKTAKADGKKNIPATLQ